The Streptomyces cyaneogriseus subsp. noncyanogenus region GCGCCGACACGGGCGAAGGAGTCCTGCATCACCTTCTGGGTCGCGGTCATCCGAGGGCCCCACAGCCAGCCCTCGCGGATCCGGTCCGCCTCCCGCTGGAACAGGCGGTAGATGTCCTGCCCGCCGTAGTAGGACCGGTCGAACGCCTCGCGTCCCACGGCGACCAGACCGGGAGCGGCCGGGTACTGGCTGCTGGTGCCGCTGGACAGCCGGGCGCGCAGCGCGTCGGGGTGGGAGACCTGCCACTCGATGAACTCCATCGCGGCCTCCGGGTGGCGGCTGTCCTTGGTGACCGCGAAGGTGGAACCGCCGTGCGTGCCCACGGCCGGGCGGCCGGGGTCCCACTGCGGCAGCGGCGCGATCCGCCACAGCCCCCGCTGCCCGGGCCGCGCGTTCATCTGCGCGCCCGCGTCCCAGGCGCCCTGGAGCCGGGTGAGCACCAGCCCGTTGCCGATCTGCGCGTCGGACTGCCGGCTCTCGACCGCGTTCACGAAGACCACGTCGTCGTCGATGAGCCGCTGCCAGTACGCCGCCACCCGGCGGCTGGGCGCGTCGGCGAGGGAGACGTTCCATGCCCCCCGGGAGGTGTCGAACCAGCGGGCTCCCGCCTGCCAGGCGTACGCGGCGAACTGGGTCATGCCGTCGGTGGGGAAGAGCACCAGCCGCCGGCCCCGCGCCTTGCGGCGCACCGTGTACGCGAGGTCGGCGAACTCGTCCCAGGTGCGGGGGACGCTCAGGCCGTAGCGGTCGAACAGGTCGGCGCGGTAGTGCATCACCATCGGCTCGACGTCCAGCGGGACGCTGAACATCCGGCCCTCGAAGGTGGTCAGTCCCAGCGCCTGCGGCAGCAGCTTGCGGCGCAGGGAGTCGCTGACGAGGTCGGTGATGTCGCGGGCGACCCCGTCGATGGCGTACCCGGGCACCTGCGGATACTCGATCGTGGCGACATCGGGGGCGTTGCCGGCCCGGGCGGCGTTGCTGAGCTTGGCGTAGCCGCCCTGCCCGCCGGAGGGCACCTGCTGGAAGTCGACCTGGATGCGGTCGTGGGTGCGGTTGAAGGCGTTCACCACCTCCTGGCTGCCGCGCAGCGCGGACCAGAACGTGACGCGCGTGGTTCTGCTGCCGCCGCGCGGCCGGTCGTCGTCCGCCCCGCTGCAGGCGCTCAGGGCTCCTGACAGCGGGGCGGCGGCCATCGCGGCGAGCACGGATCGACGGCTGTGTCGACCGGGCATGGCGCCTCCCGCGGCTCCTTGCGTGTCTGTGACACGGCGGTTCGGATCGGGACACGGGAATACTCGACGCCGCGAGCGAAACGGTCAATAGATCGATCAGAAGAAGATAAAACGCTCAAACGCTCATTCGTGGGGAGGGGCCACCGCACCGCCGTCCGCGCCCTCGGCCCGTCCGGCCGCGGCCGGGCCGGCCGGACGGGTGGAGCCGCGCACCGTCAGCCGCGGCAGCAACTCCACCCGCCGCACCGCCCATCCGGCGCCGGGCGCCTGCGCCAGACGCTCGAGCAGGACCCGGGCGGCCACCTTTCCGACCTCCGTCTTCGGCGGGGACACGGCCGTCAGCGGCGGCGTGCCGAGCCCGGCCACCACGTCGTCGTAGGCCACGACCGAGCAGTCCTGCGGCACCCGCACCCCGTCCCCGGCCAGCCGCTGCACGATCATCAGCGCGTCGACGTCTCCGTGCAGCACCAGGGCGGTCGCGCCCGCCTTCCGCATGAGCACCGGCAGCTCCGCCGTCTGCTCCGCCGAGTACGCCCCCTCGGCACCGGCCTCCGACGCGCTCAGCGCCCAGGCCCAGGACTCCACCAGCGGATGGGCCCCGGCGATCTCCGCGAAGGCGGCCCGCAGGGTGCGCGCGGTGGGGCTGTCGTCCCGGGTGGCGAAGACGATCCGGCGATGGCCGAGCCCCACCAGATGCTCCACCGCCAGGTGCGCGCCGTACCAGTGGTCCGAACACACCGAGTCCAGGGCGTGCAGGGCGCTGCCGCGCCGGGGCCGGCGCTCCATCAGCACCGTGGGGACGTCCAGCGCGGCCAGCCAGCCGTAGTCGGCCTCCTCGGCGGCGCGGCTGGTCCACCGGGGCGCCAGCAGCAGGCCCCGCGCGCCGTCGGCGAGCGCCCGCTCCACCAGCGGGCGCTCGGCGCCGGGGACCTGGGGGGCGATGTGCAGCGCGATGCGCAGACCGGCCTCCTCCAGCACCGTGCGGGCGCCGTGCAGGGTCTCGGTCAGGTACGAATGCCGCTCGGGCACCACCACCGCCACCCGGTCCCCGGCCGCGACCTCGCCGCCGGGCAGTTCCTGCGCGGGCAGGGTCGACCGGACGACGCCGTGCCCGCGGCGCAGCTTCCCCTCGCGGGTCAGTTCCTCCACGTCCCGGCGCACGGTCACCACCGAGACCTCCAGCTCGGCGGCGAGGTCGGCCACCCGGGCACTGCCCCGCGCCTGCACCGCGGCCAGGATCCGCTGCCGCCTGAGCTCGACCGGCTCCCTCATCTGGCCTCCCGCCCCCGAGATGTTCGTTTGAACGATTCGCGCCATCCTAACGATCGCTCCGAGGGAGGGCGGGGCCGGGCGGAGAAGGGCGGGGGCCACCGGTCGGGCGGGGCGGCCGGGTCCTGCGGATGAACCAGGGACCGGGAGGGGGCGTGCCCCGCCCGGGAGGGTCAGCCGGCCGGTGCGGTCGCCCGGCGGCCGTGCACGAAGAGGTGGGGCTCCGGCGCGGCGTCGGGGTGGTCGGGGGTGAACAGCACCTCCTCCTGCTCCAGCACCTCCAGGCCCGCCTCACGGACCAGGGCGGTGACGCCGTCGGGGGAGAAGCTGGTCACCCGGACCGGCTGCCCCATGAAGACGCCCTCGGCGTCCTCCGCGTCCAGCGGCACGGTGGCCAGGGCCAGATGGCCGCCGGGGCGCAGCGCGCGCACCAGACGGCGCACCACGGCGGCCTGATCCGACCGGTTCATCTGAAGCAGGGAGAAGTAGACGCAGACCGCGTCGAACGACCCCTCCTCCAGGGCGACGTCACGGATGTCCGCGCGGCGGAACACGGCGCCGGGCACCTGGCGTGCGGCGAGCTCCACCATCACGGGGGAGACGTCGATGCCCAGCACCTCGTGCCCCGCCGCCGCGAGCGTCTCGGCCGTGGGCCGGCCCGTCCCGCTGCCCACGTCCAGCACGCGGCTGCCCGGGGCGAGCCGTCCGAGCAGCCGGCGCAGCGAACGCCGGTGGGCCTCCGACCCGGCGAACGCCTGCTCGTAGGCCGCGCCCAGCGCGTCGAACACGGCGGCGGCCGTGGGGCGGTGGTCGTCGGTGGTCATGGTGCTCCCTTTCCGGCGTCGGCGGCGAGTGCCCGGCATCGTTCCACCGGGGCGAACCGCCCGCAAGGGCGGCGCGCGGCGGCGCACGGCCCGCGGCTCGCCGCCGTGTGCGGCGCGCTGGGCGCGGTCCCGCCGGCCCGCGGTCGACGGCGGCCTCGTCCCGGCCCGGCGGCACCCGCCTCGCCATCCTTCGCCCTCGCGCCGCGCTCCCCACCGAGCCCGCGCGGTCAGCTTTTCGCGCCTTCGTCCGGTATGACGGCGAAGCGGATCACCGTCCGTTCGTCAGCTCCCCGGGCGGGGCCGTGCCCCGTCCAGCGCCAGGTCGACCAGGCCCGCCACCAGCGCTTCGTCGAGCGGTGCCGCGCTGAGCAGGACCCGGACGAAGAGGGGGCCGCTGACGGCCTCGATCAGCAGGCCGGGGTCGGCATCCCCGGCCAGCTCGCCGCGCTCGACGCCGCGCCGGACCATCACGCCGGCCCGCTCCAGCCGGTCGCTCCAGTAGGGGCCGCGGCGGTCGTCCAGCGTGTCGTCCCGCTCGACGCTCAGCCGCAGCAGCGCCCGGCCCTGCGCCGTGCCGAGCAACCGGGCCAGCGTGGTGAAGAAGCGCAGCAGGTCCTCCCGCACCCGCCCGGTGTCCGGGATGGGCAGCGCGGAGTCGAGCTCCGTGGTCAGCGCGTCGAGGATCAGGTTCTCGCGGGTCTTCCAGCGGCGGTAGACCGAGGTCTCGTGGACGCCCGCCGCGCGGGCCACGGCGGCGACGGTCGCGCCCGCCAGCCCCTGGGACGACAGCAGTTCCACCGTGGCGGCCAGCACCGCTTGCCGCATCCGCTCCCCACGGCGGCGAAGGGGCGGTGCGGGGGCCTCGGAAGACGTCATGCGCCCCAGGCTAAAGCAAGCCTACTTGCGTGAGGTGTACGGTTAACGCAAGTCGACCTGCGATACAGCGCAGAGGTGCCACCGCACCCAGGAGGTCCCGTCATGGCGCAGATGCTCGCCGCCCGCCTGCACGTACCCAGCCGCACGCTGCGCGTCGAGGAGGTGCCCCGCCCCCAGCCGGGACCGGGGGAGGTGCTGGTCAAGGTCGAGGCGGCCGGGGTGTGCCTGTCCGACGTGCACCTGATCGACGGCACGCTCACGCCGCTGTTCCTGCGGGGCGACACGGTGACCCTCGGCCACGAGGTGTCCGGCACCGTGGCCGAGGTCGGCGAGGGCGTCACCGCCTGGACGGCCGGGCGGCGGGTCGTCCTCCACGCCGGCGAGGTCCGCGACGGCGTGACCTACACGCGGGGCGTCGACTATGACGGCGGCTGGGCCGAGTACGCCCTCTGCGCGGCGGACGCCCTGACCCTGCTGCCCGACGCCATCCCCTTCGACCAGGGCGCGATCATCCCCGACGCCGTGTCCACGCCGTGGGGCGCGATCACCGAGACCGCGGCCGTCCGGCCCGCCGAGGCGGTCGGCGTGTGGGGCGTCGGCGGGCTGGGCGTGCACGCCGTGCAACTGCTGCGCGCCGTCGGCGCCTGCCCGGTCGTCGCCGTCGACCCCAGCCCCGTCGCCCGGGAGCGCGCCCTGGCCGCCGGTGCCGATCTGGCCCTGGACTCCGCCGACCCGGGCCTGCGCGAGGCCGTCGGCGCGGTGACCGGAGGGGCCGGGCTCGCCGCCGCCTTCGACTTCGCGGGCGTACCCGCCGTGCGTGAGCAGGCCGTGTCGGTCCTCGCCCCCAAGGGGCGCCTGGTCCTGGTCGGTCTGACCGACAAGCCGCTCACCGTCACCGACGGCACCCGCTTCAGCTACCTCCAGCAGTGGATCCTCGGCCACTACGGCTCCGACATGCCGGTGGCGCTGCCGCAACTGCTGCGGCTGATCCAGGGCGGACGGCTGGACTTCTCCGGCTCCATCAGCGGCGTACTGCCGCTGGCCGAGGCGGCCGAGGCGGTCGCGCGGCTGGAGAAGAAGGAGGGCAACCCGATCCGTCTGGTGCTGCGTCCCTGAGACGAGGAT contains the following coding sequences:
- a CDS encoding substrate-binding domain-containing protein, which translates into the protein MREPVELRRQRILAAVQARGSARVADLAAELEVSVVTVRRDVEELTREGKLRRGHGVVRSTLPAQELPGGEVAAGDRVAVVVPERHSYLTETLHGARTVLEEAGLRIALHIAPQVPGAERPLVERALADGARGLLLAPRWTSRAAEEADYGWLAALDVPTVLMERRPRRGSALHALDSVCSDHWYGAHLAVEHLVGLGHRRIVFATRDDSPTARTLRAAFAEIAGAHPLVESWAWALSASEAGAEGAYSAEQTAELPVLMRKAGATALVLHGDVDALMIVQRLAGDGVRVPQDCSVVAYDDVVAGLGTPPLTAVSPPKTEVGKVAARVLLERLAQAPGAGWAVRRVELLPRLTVRGSTRPAGPAAAGRAEGADGGAVAPPHE
- a CDS encoding class I SAM-dependent methyltransferase, translated to MTTDDHRPTAAAVFDALGAAYEQAFAGSEAHRRSLRRLLGRLAPGSRVLDVGSGTGRPTAETLAAAGHEVLGIDVSPVMVELAARQVPGAVFRRADIRDVALEEGSFDAVCVYFSLLQMNRSDQAAVVRRLVRALRPGGHLALATVPLDAEDAEGVFMGQPVRVTSFSPDGVTALVREAGLEVLEQEEVLFTPDHPDAAPEPHLFVHGRRATAPAG
- a CDS encoding TetR-like C-terminal domain-containing protein, coding for MTSSEAPAPPLRRRGERMRQAVLAATVELLSSQGLAGATVAAVARAAGVHETSVYRRWKTRENLILDALTTELDSALPIPDTGRVREDLLRFFTTLARLLGTAQGRALLRLSVERDDTLDDRRGPYWSDRLERAGVMVRRGVERGELAGDADPGLLIEAVSGPLFVRVLLSAAPLDEALVAGLVDLALDGARPRPGS
- a CDS encoding zinc-binding dehydrogenase — its product is MAQMLAARLHVPSRTLRVEEVPRPQPGPGEVLVKVEAAGVCLSDVHLIDGTLTPLFLRGDTVTLGHEVSGTVAEVGEGVTAWTAGRRVVLHAGEVRDGVTYTRGVDYDGGWAEYALCAADALTLLPDAIPFDQGAIIPDAVSTPWGAITETAAVRPAEAVGVWGVGGLGVHAVQLLRAVGACPVVAVDPSPVARERALAAGADLALDSADPGLREAVGAVTGGAGLAAAFDFAGVPAVREQAVSVLAPKGRLVLVGLTDKPLTVTDGTRFSYLQQWILGHYGSDMPVALPQLLRLIQGGRLDFSGSISGVLPLAEAAEAVARLEKKEGNPIRLVLRP
- a CDS encoding ABC transporter substrate-binding protein, coding for MPGRHSRRSVLAAMAAAPLSGALSACSGADDDRPRGGSRTTRVTFWSALRGSQEVVNAFNRTHDRIQVDFQQVPSGGQGGYAKLSNAARAGNAPDVATIEYPQVPGYAIDGVARDITDLVSDSLRRKLLPQALGLTTFEGRMFSVPLDVEPMVMHYRADLFDRYGLSVPRTWDEFADLAYTVRRKARGRRLVLFPTDGMTQFAAYAWQAGARWFDTSRGAWNVSLADAPSRRVAAYWQRLIDDDVVFVNAVESRQSDAQIGNGLVLTRLQGAWDAGAQMNARPGQRGLWRIAPLPQWDPGRPAVGTHGGSTFAVTKDSRHPEAAMEFIEWQVSHPDALRARLSSGTSSQYPAAPGLVAVGREAFDRSYYGGQDIYRLFQREADRIREGWLWGPRMTATQKVMQDSFARVGAGQGSLTDSLRTAQKGTMPDLKALGLSTTQRST